From one Micromonospora siamensis genomic stretch:
- a CDS encoding carboxylate-amine ligase, protein MASGVAERNVAPVGTDLLTVGVEEEFLLVDPHTGRAVPAVDLVMEQVPAELRGQVEREFQTSQIEIGSPPGLELSSIRHSLGVLRAALADAAERAGVRVLAIGTGPVDGPVPAVVDKPRFDRMIERFRLLVPGPGNNGMHVHVGVPDPETGVQVLNHVRPWLPILQAVTANSPFARGEDTGYASWRSVEWERWPSVAPTPFLASHEHYQRLIRQLIATGVMLDEGMLYWYARLSAKYPTVEIRIGDVCPSAEDAVLVAALVRALVATAMTDIGAGRPPINTDHHLLVAAHWRAAHDGLEGEGVDVTDGELRPTWELLDRLVDRLRPELERHGDLAEVTDLLGGLRRHGSGAARQRAVYARTGRLVDVVEDVARQTRAERG, encoded by the coding sequence ATGGCCAGCGGGGTGGCGGAGCGGAACGTGGCGCCGGTCGGCACCGACCTGCTCACCGTGGGTGTCGAGGAGGAGTTCCTCCTGGTCGACCCGCACACCGGTCGCGCGGTGCCCGCCGTCGACCTGGTGATGGAGCAGGTGCCGGCCGAGCTGCGCGGCCAGGTGGAACGCGAGTTCCAGACCAGCCAGATCGAGATCGGCAGCCCGCCCGGGCTGGAGCTCTCCTCGATCCGGCACTCGCTGGGCGTGCTGCGCGCGGCCCTCGCCGACGCGGCCGAGCGGGCCGGCGTACGCGTGCTGGCGATCGGCACCGGCCCGGTCGACGGCCCGGTGCCGGCGGTGGTCGACAAGCCCCGCTTCGACCGGATGATCGAGCGGTTCCGGCTGCTGGTGCCCGGCCCCGGCAACAACGGCATGCACGTGCACGTCGGCGTTCCCGACCCGGAGACCGGCGTGCAGGTGCTCAACCACGTCCGTCCGTGGCTGCCGATCCTCCAGGCGGTCACCGCCAACTCGCCGTTCGCCAGGGGCGAGGACACCGGCTACGCCAGCTGGCGGTCGGTGGAGTGGGAACGCTGGCCGTCGGTGGCGCCCACCCCGTTCCTGGCGTCGCACGAGCACTACCAGCGGCTGATCCGGCAGCTGATCGCCACCGGCGTGATGCTCGACGAGGGGATGCTCTACTGGTACGCCCGGCTGTCGGCGAAGTACCCGACGGTGGAGATCCGGATCGGTGACGTCTGCCCGTCCGCCGAGGACGCCGTGCTGGTCGCGGCCCTGGTCCGGGCGCTGGTGGCCACCGCCATGACCGACATCGGGGCGGGCCGGCCGCCGATCAACACCGACCACCACCTGCTGGTCGCCGCGCACTGGCGGGCCGCCCACGACGGCCTGGAGGGCGAGGGCGTCGACGTCACCGACGGCGAGCTGCGCCCGACCTGGGAGCTGCTGGACCGGCTGGTCGACCGGCTCCGCCCGGAGCTGGAACGGCACGGCGACCTGGCCGAGGTGACCGACCTGCTCGGCGGGCTGCGCCGGCACGGCAGCGGCGCCGCCCGGCAACGCGCCGTCTACGCCCGCACCGGCCGCCTGGTCGACGTCGTCGAGGACGTGGCCCGGCAGA
- a CDS encoding alpha/beta fold hydrolase, which yields MVTGPAGTPRRAPAVLLCPGMGEGAETWDRLVPLLAGAVTVLDRAAGGPSPTLAGEVARIAVLAGDRVPVLVAHSAGALAAEAYARLRPGRVAGLVLVDPSVVEPGTTGRLRAATARLLTAGTPVLAGALDRAGLPGRFGPWAWRRAARRMGEGPPDPVHAVAYGRPTVLVRLMVEWLAHPALAAELVLLRERTAAPAVPVRVLTALGDLGSARGRATWRTAHARLAESFPAGRQEVLRDARHLVHRDHPGVVATAITAVGRDSGS from the coding sequence ATGGTGACGGGTCCGGCCGGGACACCCCGGCGGGCTCCGGCCGTGCTGCTCTGCCCGGGGATGGGTGAGGGCGCGGAGACCTGGGACCGGCTGGTTCCGCTGCTCGCCGGGGCGGTGACGGTCCTGGACCGGGCGGCGGGTGGTCCGTCGCCGACGCTGGCCGGGGAGGTGGCCCGGATCGCCGTGCTGGCCGGTGACCGGGTACCGGTGCTGGTGGCGCACTCGGCGGGCGCGCTGGCCGCCGAGGCGTACGCCCGGCTCCGGCCGGGCCGGGTCGCCGGGCTGGTGCTGGTGGACCCGAGCGTGGTGGAGCCGGGGACCACCGGCCGGCTGCGGGCGGCGACCGCCCGACTGCTCACCGCCGGCACGCCCGTCCTGGCCGGGGCCCTGGACCGCGCGGGTCTGCCGGGGCGGTTCGGCCCGTGGGCGTGGCGGCGGGCGGCGCGTCGGATGGGTGAGGGGCCGCCGGATCCGGTCCACGCCGTGGCCTACGGACGGCCGACGGTGCTGGTGCGGCTGATGGTGGAGTGGCTGGCGCATCCGGCGCTCGCGGCGGAGCTGGTGCTGCTCCGCGAGCGGACCGCCGCGCCGGCTGTGCCGGTCCGGGTGCTGACCGCGCTGGGGGACCTCGGGTCGGCGCGCGGGCGGGCGACCTGGCGGACGGCGCACGCCCGGCTGGCCGAGAGCTTCCCGGCGGGACGGCAGGAGGTGCTGCGCGACGCCCGGCACCTGGTGCACCGGGACCACCCGGGGGTGGTGGCCACCGCCATCACGGCCGTCGGGCGTGACAGCGGGTCCTAG
- a CDS encoding DUF6412 domain-containing protein, which produces MPGAMAVVTGLWAYALTGLALLADRPGDLLAGAAVMAALLLAVLLAARPRRGPVPGRVGRAAGLRERARRRGVPRQVDPDAAGRPRPRAPGVRPPVGWLPTAG; this is translated from the coding sequence GTGCCGGGTGCGATGGCGGTGGTGACGGGTCTGTGGGCGTACGCGCTCACCGGGCTGGCGCTGCTCGCGGACCGCCCGGGCGACCTCCTGGCCGGTGCGGCGGTGATGGCCGCGCTGCTGCTGGCGGTCCTGCTGGCGGCCCGGCCACGACGCGGACCGGTGCCGGGCCGGGTGGGCCGGGCGGCGGGGCTGCGGGAACGGGCCCGCCGCCGTGGGGTGCCCCGCCAGGTCGATCCGGACGCGGCCGGCCGGCCCCGGCCCCGGGCACCGGGTGTACGCCCGCCGGTCGGGTGGCTCCCGACGGCGGGCTGA
- a CDS encoding DUF998 domain-containing protein, giving the protein MRLSRALPAAALAVAAVLYASWLLGPLLNPALGLTTGYASELAARDQPYHLVFGLGDVLTGLLAATAGVLLAVRRAPRVAWWGLAVFGVATVFDGGFTSMDCSPTREARCDRLERVGGLSWRHELHTVSSALAVAGGVVSLIALVAVLRAPVWRRVGVVLALVLLVGTVTTLLEVAGPDGALGAWQRVQLVGLSGWLLLAAAVAARPDAVTGDGRTGSGRSGGWPVGRPGHG; this is encoded by the coding sequence GTGAGGCTGTCCCGGGCGCTGCCGGCGGCGGCGCTGGCCGTGGCGGCGGTGCTCTACGCCTCGTGGCTGCTCGGGCCGCTGCTGAACCCGGCGCTCGGCCTCACCACCGGGTACGCCAGCGAGCTGGCCGCCCGGGACCAGCCGTACCACCTGGTGTTCGGGCTGGGGGACGTGCTCACCGGGCTGCTCGCCGCCACCGCGGGGGTGCTGCTGGCGGTGCGGCGGGCTCCCCGCGTGGCCTGGTGGGGGCTGGCGGTCTTCGGCGTGGCGACGGTGTTCGACGGCGGTTTCACCTCGATGGACTGTTCGCCGACGCGGGAGGCGCGGTGCGACCGGCTGGAGCGGGTCGGCGGGTTGTCGTGGCGGCACGAGCTGCACACGGTCAGCTCGGCGCTGGCGGTGGCCGGTGGGGTGGTCTCGCTGATCGCGCTGGTGGCGGTGCTGCGCGCCCCGGTGTGGCGGCGCGTCGGGGTCGTGCTGGCGCTGGTGCTGCTGGTCGGCACGGTCACCACGCTGCTGGAGGTGGCCGGTCCGGACGGCGCCCTGGGGGCCTGGCAGCGGGTGCAGCTGGTCGGTCTCTCCGGCTGGCTGCTGCTGGCCGCCGCCGTGGCGGCCCGGCCCGACGCGGTGACGGGCGACGGCCGGACCGGGTCCGGCCGGTCGGGCGGCTGGCCGGTCGGACGGCCCGGGCACGGGTGA
- the lysX gene encoding bifunctional lysylphosphatidylglycerol synthetase/lysine--tRNA ligase LysX codes for MTANDPHPGPGRDWLRQVPRAFATLLWVIATVCALAALSSAVRSDIQPVRTFIDTLLLPAPANLAYAVFLGTLASAVLRRKRLAYRVQVVYFSLSLLVGLVAGGLLLFVGAERLTDDAGQRIFNLIETVGVWVGVGFAAVALTMLLAARREFYARVRPGSTWRALAVFLGLAAAAVGLGYLLLLVEPGSLVTWSDRLGYAAEKVFGGAVTLDLTRRGQAPAWVNLLLGAFGAAALVVGLFTLLRSQRAAAVLHAGEEERIRALLARHGGRDSLGYFATRRDKAAIFSPSGKAAVTYRVVNGVSLASGDPVGDPEAWGPAIRAWLAQAREYAWTPAVMGASEAAARAYHRHGLKVLHLGDEAILSTREFDLTGRDMRPVRQAVHRVERAGYTSRVRRHADIPADELAEAARLATRWRDTEHERGFSMALGRLGDPADGECVLVEAVDADGHVRAMLSLSPWGTDGVSLDLMRRDRTAENGVMEFMVAALLGAGHRLGVERVSLNFAAFRSVFEQGARIGAGPVIRLWRGLLLFFSRWWQLESLYLSNAKYQPHWTPRYLCFAERRELARVGLAAAVAEGFLALPGGRPAPLQGVPPAGGGVGFVPPADAAVHAVPPEPAEERAPEQVLVRRAKLERLRADGVDPYPVGYPRTTSCADVRQRHAGLAPDTGTGETVGVAGRVLLVRDHGRLCFVTIRDGSGDLQLLLEHDLDRWRSTVDVGDHVGATGEVYATRRGEVSVRVADWRLTAKCLRPLPDKHHGLADPEARVRQRYLDLAIDPGSRELLRARGAALHSLRGTLVGQGFLEVETPILQRVHGGANARPFVTHSNAYDLRLSLRIAPELYLKRLAVGGVERVYELGRAFRNEGVDHSHNPEFTVLEAYQAYADYHTMRELARELIVAAAVAVHGAPVVRRPDGELVDIGGQWPTRTVDEAVSAALGEEVTPDTEVGVLRKLCDAARVPYDPRWGRGEVLLELYERLVEARTGAPTFYLDFPTEVSPLTRPHRTDPRLAERWDLVAYGMELGTAYSELIDPVEQRRRLTEQSLKAAGGDPEAMELDEDFLTALEYAMPPTGGLGLGVDRLVMLLTGRSIRETLPFPLVRESS; via the coding sequence GTGACCGCGAACGATCCGCACCCGGGGCCGGGACGGGACTGGCTGCGACAGGTGCCGCGCGCCTTCGCCACCCTGCTCTGGGTCATCGCCACGGTCTGCGCGCTGGCCGCGTTGAGCAGCGCCGTCCGTTCCGACATCCAGCCGGTCCGCACGTTCATCGACACGCTGCTGCTGCCCGCCCCGGCGAACCTCGCGTACGCGGTCTTCCTCGGCACCCTGGCCTCGGCGGTGCTGCGGCGCAAGCGGCTGGCGTACCGCGTGCAGGTGGTCTACTTCTCGCTCAGCCTCCTCGTCGGGCTGGTGGCCGGCGGCCTGCTGCTCTTCGTCGGCGCCGAGCGGCTCACCGACGACGCCGGGCAGCGCATCTTCAACCTGATCGAGACGGTCGGTGTCTGGGTCGGGGTCGGCTTCGCCGCGGTGGCGCTGACGATGCTGCTGGCGGCCCGCCGCGAGTTCTACGCCCGGGTACGCCCCGGCAGCACCTGGCGGGCGCTGGCGGTCTTCCTCGGGCTGGCCGCCGCCGCGGTCGGGCTGGGCTACCTGCTGCTGCTGGTCGAGCCGGGCAGCCTGGTGACCTGGTCGGACCGGCTCGGCTACGCCGCCGAGAAGGTGTTCGGCGGCGCGGTCACCCTGGACCTGACCCGGCGCGGGCAGGCGCCCGCCTGGGTGAACCTGCTGCTCGGCGCGTTCGGGGCGGCCGCCCTCGTGGTCGGGCTGTTCACCCTGCTGCGGTCGCAGCGGGCCGCGGCGGTGCTGCACGCGGGCGAAGAGGAACGGATCCGGGCGCTGCTCGCCCGGCACGGGGGGCGGGACTCCCTGGGCTACTTCGCCACCAGGCGGGACAAGGCGGCGATCTTCTCGCCCAGCGGCAAGGCGGCCGTCACCTACCGGGTGGTGAACGGGGTGAGCCTGGCCAGCGGCGACCCGGTGGGCGACCCGGAGGCGTGGGGCCCGGCGATCCGGGCGTGGCTCGCCCAGGCCCGCGAGTACGCCTGGACGCCGGCGGTGATGGGGGCGAGCGAGGCCGCGGCGCGGGCGTACCACCGGCACGGGCTGAAGGTGCTGCACCTGGGCGACGAGGCCATCCTGTCCACCCGCGAGTTCGACCTGACCGGCCGGGACATGCGCCCGGTCCGGCAGGCGGTGCACCGGGTGGAGCGGGCCGGCTACACCTCCCGGGTCCGCCGGCACGCCGACATCCCGGCCGACGAACTGGCCGAGGCGGCCCGGCTGGCCACCCGGTGGCGGGACACCGAGCACGAGCGCGGCTTCTCGATGGCGCTGGGCCGCCTCGGTGACCCGGCCGACGGCGAGTGTGTGCTGGTCGAGGCGGTCGACGCCGACGGTCACGTACGGGCCATGCTGTCGCTGAGCCCGTGGGGCACCGACGGGGTGTCGCTGGACCTGATGCGCCGGGACCGGACCGCCGAGAACGGCGTCATGGAGTTCATGGTGGCCGCGCTGCTCGGCGCCGGCCACCGGCTCGGCGTCGAACGGGTGTCGCTGAACTTCGCGGCGTTCCGGTCGGTCTTCGAGCAGGGCGCCCGGATCGGCGCCGGCCCGGTGATCCGGCTCTGGCGGGGCCTGCTGCTCTTCTTCTCCCGCTGGTGGCAGCTGGAGTCGCTCTACCTCTCCAACGCCAAGTACCAGCCGCACTGGACGCCCCGCTATCTCTGCTTCGCCGAGCGGCGGGAACTGGCCCGGGTGGGTCTGGCGGCGGCCGTCGCGGAGGGCTTCCTCGCGCTGCCGGGCGGCCGGCCCGCCCCGCTGCAGGGCGTACCACCGGCCGGTGGCGGCGTCGGGTTCGTGCCGCCGGCCGACGCCGCCGTGCACGCCGTGCCACCGGAGCCGGCCGAGGAACGTGCCCCGGAGCAGGTGCTGGTCCGCCGGGCCAAGCTGGAGCGGCTGCGCGCCGACGGCGTCGACCCGTACCCGGTGGGCTATCCGCGCACCACCAGCTGCGCGGACGTGCGCCAACGGCACGCCGGCCTGGCGCCGGACACGGGGACCGGCGAGACCGTCGGGGTGGCCGGCCGGGTACTGCTGGTCCGCGACCACGGGCGGCTCTGCTTCGTCACCATCCGGGACGGCAGCGGCGATCTCCAGCTGCTGCTGGAACACGACCTGGACCGGTGGCGGTCCACCGTCGACGTCGGCGACCACGTGGGGGCGACCGGCGAGGTGTACGCCACCCGGCGCGGCGAGGTGTCGGTCCGGGTGGCCGACTGGCGGCTCACCGCCAAGTGCCTGCGGCCGCTGCCGGACAAGCACCACGGGCTGGCCGATCCGGAGGCCCGGGTCCGGCAGCGCTACCTGGACCTGGCGATCGACCCCGGGTCGCGGGAGCTGCTGCGGGCCCGGGGCGCCGCGCTGCACAGCCTGCGCGGGACGCTGGTCGGGCAGGGCTTCCTGGAGGTCGAGACGCCGATCCTGCAACGGGTGCACGGCGGGGCCAACGCGCGCCCGTTCGTCACCCACAGCAATGCGTACGACCTGCGGTTGAGCCTGCGGATCGCCCCCGAGCTCTATCTGAAGCGGCTGGCCGTGGGCGGGGTGGAGCGGGTGTACGAGCTGGGCCGGGCGTTCCGCAACGAGGGCGTCGACCACAGCCACAACCCGGAGTTCACCGTGCTGGAGGCGTACCAGGCGTACGCCGACTACCACACCATGCGGGAGCTGGCCCGGGAGCTGATCGTCGCGGCGGCGGTGGCGGTGCACGGCGCGCCCGTGGTCCGCCGGCCGGACGGTGAGCTGGTGGACATCGGCGGGCAGTGGCCGACCCGGACGGTGGACGAGGCGGTCTCGGCGGCGCTGGGGGAGGAGGTCACCCCGGACACCGAGGTCGGCGTCCTGCGCAAGCTCTGCGACGCGGCCCGGGTGCCGTACGACCCGCGCTGGGGGCGGGGCGAGGTGCTGCTGGAGCTCTACGAGCGGCTGGTCGAGGCGCGTACCGGGGCGCCGACGTTCTACCTGGACTTCCCGACCGAGGTGTCGCCGTTGACCCGGCCGCACCGCACCGACCCGCGGCTGGCCGAGCGGTGGGACCTGGTGGCGTACGGGATGGAGCTGGGCACCGCGTACTCGGAGCTGATCGACCCGGTCGAGCAGCGGCGTCGGCTCACCGAGCAGTCGCTGAAGGCGGCCGGTGGCGACCCGGAGGCGATGGAGCTGGACGAGGACTTCCTCACCGCCCTGGAGTACGCGATGCCGCCCACCGGCGGCCTGGGCCTGGGCGTGGACCGGCTGGTGATGCTGCTGACCGGCCGGTCGATCCGGGAGACCCTGCCGTTCCCGCTGGTTCGGGAGTCCTCGTGA
- a CDS encoding DedA family protein encodes MALAQNVDPSQFSGLTGWVASVIDSLGAFGVAFLVALESVIPPIPSEIVLAMAGYLSSQGRFNVVLIVLAATVGSLVGALILYWLGAALGEERLKRWLDHIPLVDRDDLEQADRWFERHGKWAVLIGRVVPVVRSLVSVPAGANRMPLGEFVLLTTLGSGVWNALIVGLGFVLGSRWQEVDRYSSWFNYAIFAIFGIMIVSWAAKKVRRRRERRDRQSTAAGR; translated from the coding sequence ATGGCCCTCGCCCAGAACGTCGACCCGTCCCAGTTCAGCGGGCTGACCGGGTGGGTGGCGAGCGTCATCGACTCGCTGGGCGCGTTCGGGGTGGCCTTCCTGGTCGCGCTGGAGAGCGTCATCCCGCCGATCCCGAGCGAGATCGTGCTGGCCATGGCGGGCTACCTGTCCTCGCAGGGCCGGTTCAACGTGGTGCTGATCGTGCTCGCCGCCACCGTCGGGTCGCTGGTCGGCGCGCTGATCCTCTACTGGCTGGGCGCCGCGCTCGGCGAGGAGCGGCTCAAGCGCTGGCTGGACCACATCCCTCTGGTGGACCGGGACGACCTGGAGCAGGCCGACCGCTGGTTCGAGCGGCACGGGAAGTGGGCGGTGCTGATCGGCCGGGTGGTGCCGGTGGTCCGCAGCCTGGTGTCGGTGCCGGCCGGCGCGAACCGGATGCCGCTGGGCGAGTTCGTCCTGCTGACCACGCTGGGCAGCGGGGTGTGGAACGCGTTGATCGTCGGCCTGGGCTTCGTGCTGGGTTCCCGCTGGCAGGAGGTCGACAGGTACAGCAGCTGGTTCAACTACGCGATCTTCGCGATCTTCGGGATCATGATCGTGAGCTGGGCGGCGAAGAAGGTCCGTCGGCGCCGTGAGCGGCGCGACCGGCAGTCGACGGCCGCCGGCCGCTGA
- a CDS encoding YidC/Oxa1 family membrane protein insertase, translated as MLAFAPLHTVVGAAGAAVSWLADALGPLTGGVATAAAIVLFTVAVRLLISPLTVAQVRGERRRAALAPQVRELQRRHADDPARMQSELFALYRSAGASPVAGCLPALLQAPFFLVMYRLFATSDGGTGLMAERLAGVPLGWHLGDGLSGPVVAVFGVLLAALLGLAWFSSRRAKRAAAATGTVAGAPTEGPGAAVLGRLIPLLPFTTVLVALVVPLAAVLYLVTTTAWTALEQVVLRRPRPVPVADGR; from the coding sequence ATGCTCGCCTTCGCACCGCTGCACACCGTCGTCGGCGCCGCCGGCGCCGCCGTCTCCTGGCTCGCCGACGCGCTCGGCCCGCTCACCGGCGGCGTGGCCACCGCCGCCGCGATCGTCCTGTTCACCGTCGCCGTCCGGCTGCTGATCTCGCCGCTCACCGTGGCGCAGGTCCGCGGCGAGCGGCGCCGGGCCGCCCTCGCCCCGCAGGTCCGCGAGCTGCAACGCCGGCACGCCGACGACCCGGCCCGGATGCAGTCGGAACTGTTCGCGCTCTACCGGTCGGCCGGGGCGAGCCCGGTGGCCGGCTGCCTGCCGGCCCTGCTCCAGGCGCCGTTCTTCCTGGTCATGTACCGGCTCTTCGCCACCTCCGACGGCGGCACGGGCCTGATGGCGGAGCGGCTGGCCGGGGTGCCGCTGGGCTGGCACCTGGGTGACGGGCTCTCCGGCCCGGTGGTCGCCGTGTTCGGGGTGCTGCTGGCCGCCCTGCTCGGCCTGGCCTGGTTCTCCTCGCGGCGGGCGAAGCGGGCGGCGGCGGCCACCGGGACGGTGGCGGGAGCGCCGACCGAGGGGCCCGGAGCGGCGGTGCTGGGCCGGCTGATCCCGCTGCTGCCGTTCACCACCGTGCTGGTGGCGCTGGTGGTGCCGCTGGCCGCGGTGCTGTACCTGGTGACCACGACGGCGTGGACTGCGTTGGAGCAGGTGGTGCTGCGCCGGCCCCGGCCGGTGCCGGTGGCCGACGGGCGTTGA